ACATATAATAGAAAGCAGGGTTGAGGAGATCTTTAATAGCGCTGATAAGCATATAATAGAGATGTTGTCGAGAGGAGATATAGATCCCTATACAGCTTCTCTACAGATACTGAGCAAGGTTTTCGGTGAGAGAAGGTGAGGATCTATAATGAGATCTTAGGGGAATATGTTGAGATCGTGAGATGGCCTGTTGAGAGAATAGTATCTATGAGCTCTGGCCTTACAGAGACGCTATATATGATGGGGCTAGGAGATCTTGTAGTTGGAACAGATGCTTTCTCAAATAAACCTCCAGAGGCTAGGAAAAAGCCTAAGGTAGGGAGCTATACACATGTTAATATAGATATGATAAGAGAGCTGAGACCCGATATAGTTGTTACAATAACAGGTGTTCAAAGAGGTATAATCGAGACGTTGAGGAAGGAGAGGATCGCTGTATACCCCTTATCAATGCCAACAGATGTGGCTGGAATTATATCAAATACATCTATCCTAGGCTATATAACCGGCTACATAGAAAACGCTAGAGAGCTATCTGCAAAGCTCATAGGAAAACTTGGGGAGCTGGTCCCTAGAGATCGAGGTAGGGCTAAGAATATACTAGCTGTCCTCGACTTCGGCCCTAGAGGAGGCCTATGGTCCCCTGGCGGTGCTAGCCATATAAGCGATGCTATCTACCTAGTAGGGGGTATATGTGCTACCGAGAAAGAACCCGTATCCTATGTTGAGACAAAAACGATCCTTGAGAAATTAAACAGTGTAGATCTTGTTATCTACGAGAATGCTAGCTATATAACATCGGAGCATCCCATAGGATATAGATCACTTGTGGAAATGCTAGAAAAGAGAGGGGTTAGATATAGTAAGTTAGAGGTATTTCACGAGGAAACCCTAGCACATACAGGCCCATCATTTATACTAGATTCTATGGCCAAGCTCAAAAGTATAATAGAAGGTTTGTGAACCAGCTCAACCAGAATCTCCTTGATTGAAATTATTATAAGCCTGTATTCTTTCAATTTAAAAGAAGATCTTCAACCTAGATCTTCAATGATCAAAAATGTCTTATAATTGTTGCAAAGAAGAATACATAGCGGTTATACCTAATCAGCCTTCTACCCTTTGTTTTCTGTAGAAGAAAGAGTAGGATCGAATAACTATATCTGTGTTCTCAAATATAGCCCATAGCTGGGTTATGAAGAGAGCTGAGAAGAGGGGTGATAGTTGTACCATGTAGAAGCTATATTGTGAGTGGTTACCAAGTATCCAGAGTATAACATATCCTAGCCACGTCATATATGTTGAAACTGTTAGCATAGACATGCATCGAAAGAGCCCTGCAGTTGGTAGTAGGGCAGCGGATAATGCTATAGAACCCAGATATACATATATATTCCCTCTCGCAACAGTATCGGGAGACACTGTTAGATAGAATGGGTTATCCCCATATAGCCACATCCAGGGGGCTGATATAGGT
This is a stretch of genomic DNA from Sulfolobales archaeon. It encodes these proteins:
- a CDS encoding ABC transporter substrate-binding protein codes for the protein MRIYNEILGEYVEIVRWPVERIVSMSSGLTETLYMMGLGDLVVGTDAFSNKPPEARKKPKVGSYTHVNIDMIRELRPDIVVTITGVQRGIIETLRKERIAVYPLSMPTDVAGIISNTSILGYITGYIENARELSAKLIGKLGELVPRDRGRAKNILAVLDFGPRGGLWSPGGASHISDAIYLVGGICATEKEPVSYVETKTILEKLNSVDLVIYENASYITSEHPIGYRSLVEMLEKRGVRYSKLEVFHEETLAHTGPSFILDSMAKLKSIIEGL